One segment of Bacteroides caecimuris DNA contains the following:
- a CDS encoding endo-1,4-beta-xylanase, with translation MKYYNIILQLAIAAGITVSCADAPFAEFKTEKPESLKKYEYLNEYGDLKTYINRTAHPNFKLGTGVSVSDFLKQNLVYALTVNNYDDVTAGNAMKYSSCVDAKGNMDFGTVKKFVKTAKEAGISIYGHTLCWHSQQQNTYLSGLIADKTVEVDPGATEEKEDVRVDYSELKSFPYWSAELVRPEVKNGVLTVENSEIRNNFYDIQYHAADNIATTKGGSYKLTLYIKGSSAGSLTAGLGGWGNVISTTLNFTNTWQEVSVELNNIPVDKSFVILQSGNFVGTYEIKWLKVTHIEAVDSSVSYESLVTNGNAEGDDVSCFFANEPTVSGTHAATIGASGTGADGVGRAFIVKSGNNPSQTYDTQFFVKSSIVLKKDDICKISFKYKADKAAGSESQTHTTPGGYIHHDAGVSVNFTTQWQTFEKEFTVTEQMVTHDGIKPFQTIAWNLAVFKEANTYYFDDIEFSIQRKGAGIPLTPEEKEEILTNELERWIKGMLESCDGYVKAWDVVNEPISGKDSDGDGYYDLQSASQPDDNGVSGQNFYWQDYLGDDYARIPIKFARKYFAEFGGNPDELKLFINDYNLESDGDQNMKLKSLIHWIERWESDGETKVDGIGTQMHVSYYMNPATQASKEKAIIDMFTLLASTGKLIKITELDMGIFDAAGETILTENLTDEMQQNMSDFYQFIIEKYFEIIPVPQQYGITHWSPTDSPSENSFWRKGEPIGLWDLNYNRKPVYVGFLEGLKNGTAK, from the coding sequence ATGAAATACTATAATATTATTTTACAGCTTGCTATAGCTGCCGGAATAACTGTATCTTGTGCGGATGCGCCTTTTGCAGAGTTCAAGACAGAGAAACCGGAGAGTCTGAAAAAGTATGAGTACTTGAACGAATATGGTGATTTGAAAACATATATTAACCGTACCGCCCATCCCAACTTCAAGTTGGGAACGGGTGTCTCGGTTAGTGACTTCTTGAAACAAAATTTGGTTTATGCTTTGACTGTCAATAACTATGATGATGTGACGGCAGGCAATGCCATGAAATACAGCTCATGCGTTGATGCTAAAGGAAATATGGATTTCGGTACAGTCAAGAAGTTCGTGAAGACTGCTAAAGAAGCGGGAATCAGTATTTATGGGCATACACTTTGTTGGCACTCACAACAGCAAAACACTTATTTAAGTGGTCTGATTGCGGATAAAACGGTTGAAGTAGATCCTGGTGCAACAGAAGAAAAAGAGGATGTTCGTGTGGATTATTCAGAACTTAAGTCTTTCCCATATTGGAGTGCTGAACTTGTTCGTCCTGAAGTCAAGAATGGTGTATTGACTGTAGAAAATAGTGAAATTCGCAATAATTTTTATGATATACAATACCATGCAGCTGATAATATAGCCACCACTAAGGGGGGGAGTTATAAGCTAACATTATATATAAAAGGAAGTTCTGCAGGCAGTCTTACTGCAGGTTTAGGTGGTTGGGGAAATGTCATAAGTACAACGCTTAATTTTACCAATACGTGGCAAGAAGTATCAGTTGAATTGAATAACATTCCTGTAGATAAAAGTTTTGTAATATTACAGTCAGGCAATTTTGTGGGAACCTATGAAATAAAGTGGCTGAAAGTGACTCACATAGAAGCAGTTGATTCTTCTGTTTCATATGAAAGTCTTGTTACTAATGGAAATGCAGAGGGCGATGATGTTTCTTGTTTCTTTGCCAATGAACCAACTGTTTCAGGCACTCATGCTGCTACGATTGGTGCTTCTGGTACAGGCGCTGATGGTGTAGGTCGTGCATTTATCGTGAAATCCGGTAATAATCCTTCACAGACTTATGATACTCAGTTCTTTGTAAAATCAAGCATAGTCCTGAAAAAAGATGATATTTGCAAAATCTCATTTAAGTATAAAGCTGATAAAGCGGCTGGTTCAGAATCACAAACCCATACCACCCCCGGCGGTTATATTCATCATGATGCAGGAGTAAGTGTGAATTTCACAACTCAGTGGCAGACTTTTGAAAAGGAGTTTACGGTAACAGAACAGATGGTTACTCATGATGGCATTAAACCCTTTCAAACAATAGCATGGAATTTGGCTGTGTTTAAAGAGGCTAATACTTATTATTTTGACGACATAGAATTTTCTATTCAAAGAAAGGGAGCTGGCATTCCTCTGACTCCTGAAGAGAAAGAAGAAATCCTCACGAACGAACTGGAGCGTTGGATTAAGGGTATGTTGGAATCTTGTGACGGTTATGTTAAAGCATGGGATGTTGTGAATGAACCTATTTCCGGAAAAGATTCAGATGGGGATGGTTATTACGACCTTCAATCAGCTTCTCAACCTGATGATAACGGTGTCTCCGGTCAGAATTTCTATTGGCAGGATTATTTGGGTGATGATTACGCTCGTATTCCGATTAAGTTTGCGCGTAAGTATTTTGCGGAGTTCGGTGGTAATCCTGATGAGTTGAAGCTCTTCATTAATGACTATAATCTGGAATCCGACGGGGATCAGAATATGAAATTAAAAAGCTTGATACATTGGATCGAACGTTGGGAATCTGACGGGGAAACAAAGGTGGACGGCATCGGTACTCAAATGCATGTATCTTACTATATGAATCCTGCTACTCAGGCTAGTAAGGAAAAAGCCATTATCGATATGTTTACCCTGTTAGCTTCTACCGGTAAGCTCATAAAGATCACAGAATTGGATATGGGTATTTTTGATGCAGCCGGTGAAACGATACTGACGGAGAATCTGACAGACGAAATGCAGCAGAATATGTCTGATTTCTATCAGTTCATTATTGAGAAATATTTTGAGATTATTCCGGTGCCACAGCAATATGGCATCACTCATTGGAGTCCGACTGACAGTCCGTCTGAAAATTCTTTCTGGAGAAAAGGAGAGCCAATTGGTCTGTGGGATTTGAATTACAACCGCAAACCAGTCTATGTCGGTTTCCTTGAAGGTTTGAAAAATGGTACTGCCAAATAA